In Heterodontus francisci isolate sHetFra1 chromosome 48, sHetFra1.hap1, whole genome shotgun sequence, a single window of DNA contains:
- the LOC137357385 gene encoding probable G-protein coupled receptor 139: protein MHGTPTGLLFALYYPVLAAIGVPANLAVVVILSRGRCGLSKCITYYLVSMAVTDLLVIITAVILNRIVGIYFPFSFLSITPVCSLSFVLIYWIRDCSVWVTVVFTFDRFVAICCYKLKTKYCTEKTAAVVIGTVSGVSCFKNTFWYFIYEPLYTIKNVTWFCKIKLIFYISPAWAAFDWIHRISTPCLPFVLILLLNALTVRHILTAIRTRGRLQVHSNVENQSDPEIESRRKSIILLFCVSGSLILLWLLFFITFLYVRIAEYSYFSGSNFSESNFILEESGFMLQLLSSCINPFIYAGTQRKFRDELRNGVRYQLAPIANLFKYCK, encoded by the coding sequence ctaacttggcagtggttgtaattttgtctcgaggaagatgcggtctctctAAATGTATCACTTATTACCTTgtgtccatggcagtgacggatctcctggttATTATCACGGCTGTAATATTAAACCGGATTgttggcatttatttcccattcagtTTCCTCTCCATCACTCCGGTCTGTAGTCTCAGCTTTGTGTTAATTTATTGGAtcagagactgttctgtctgggtaACTGTCGTGTTCACCTTTGACCggtttgtagccatttgttgttacaaactgaaaactaaatattgcaccgagaaaacagcggctgtagTTATTGGAACAGTTTCTGGCGTGAGTTGCTTCAAAAATACATTCtggtactttatatatgaacctttATACACAATTAAGAATGTAACGTGGTTCTGCAAAATCAAGTTAATATTTTATATCTCACCTGCCTGGGCCGCATTTGACTGGATTCATCGCATCTCAACACCTTGTCTCCCATtcgttctgattttactgctcaatgctttGACAGTCAGGCACATTTTAACAGCCATTAGAACCCGCGGAAGACTGCAGGTCCATAGCAATGTTGAgaatcagagtgacccagagatagAAAGCCGGAGAAAATCCATTATTTTGCTATTCTGTGTCTCGGGCAGTCTCATTCTCTTATGGTTGCTGTTTTTTATAACTTTTCTCTATGTCCGAATTGCGGAATATAGTTACTTCTCAGGTTCCAATTTCAGTGAATCAAATTTTATTCTGGAGGAAAGTGGATttatgcttcagcttttgagttccTGCATAAACCCATTTATTTACGCagggacccagagaaaattcaggGATGAATTAAGGAATGGAGTGAGATATCAGCTGGCTCCAATTGCTAATCTGTTTAAATATTGTAAATAG